The genomic window AGATAAGAGAAGGTAAGAGAGGTGTATGCGGAGTACGAATAAATCATGGTGGGAAATTATATACACTTGTGTATGAGAGGGTGATAACACGCAACTTAGACCCGATCGAGAAAAAGCCCCTTTTTCACTTTTATCCTGGCTCAAGAGCTTACTCAATAGCAACAGTTGGCTGCAATTTTCGGTGCTTCTATTGTCAAAATTTTGAGATTTCACAATATCCAAAGGGTATTCACTGGCATGAAAAAGTAATAGAAAGTGAGGAGCCAGAACCTATCTGCCCAATGCTTGAGGAGACAATCCCCGGTGAAAAAGTGACACCTAAGCAAATCGTTGAATCGGCCATATCTTCTGGCTGTGAAACAATAGCATACACTTATACTGAGCCAACAATCTTTTATGAGTTAGCCTTTGATACCGCAAAACTTGCCGTTCAAAAGGGTCTTAAGAATGTATTCGTCACCAATGGTTACATAACAAATGAGGCACTAACCGGCATCAAGCCTTATCTGCATGCAGCTAACATAGACCTGAAGGGTTTCAACGAGAGGTTTTATAAGAAGATATGCGGAGCAAACCTGCAACCTGTTCTGGACGCCATAAAAACCTATAAGGGCCTTGGAATTTGGATCGAGGTTACTACGCTCATAATTCCTAACCATAATGATTCAGATGAGGAATTAAGACAAGTAGCAGAATTCATCAAGGGTGTTGGAGTGGAAATTCCATGGCACGTAAGTCAATTTTATCCGGCTTATAAACTTATTGACCAACCAATAACACCAATCAGTACATTACGTAAAGCAAGAGACATCGGTTTATCTGCAGGGCTTCGATACGTCTATGAAGGAAATGTGCCGGGAGAGGGTGGTGAAAACACCTATTGTTATAATTGTAAAGAAGTCCTTATTGAAAGATACGGCTTCTCTATACTTAAAAACCATATTAAAAACTCTCAATGCCCTTACTGTGGCACCTGCATAGATGGAGTTGGGCTCAAATAAAGAGTCATAGTCGCAAGTTTAAAAGCTAAAATCTTAAATTTTGGGCGACCATAAGTTCAGCGCTTTAGGCTAGAGTCTTTTTTAATGATTAAATGTTGGTCATTATGATTGCCATATAAATTGATTAACCGCTCTCAATTACCAAATCTATAAGCCAAGCCATTTTTAAAAAAAGGGTATGCCTTAATCCAAGATTAGATTGACAGATGTCCTAGATTCTGACGTCAAGATTCTTATAACTCTCAGTTTCGATTCATGAAATTCTTAAATACTTCAGCTTATTATGAATAGGAAATTCTTTGGTACGTGCCTTGCAACGGTATTCAATATTAAAATGTAGAAAAGAATTTTAGCAGAATTCAAATAGCAAGGAGGTATGTCTAATGAGTCTTAGAAATCTATGTCGTAGAGAGGTAGTTTGTGTAAATCTCGGAACATCGGTTAAGAAAGCGGCGCAACTCATGGAAGAGAAAAATATAGGAAGTTTGATTGTCGTTGAGAAAGAATCAGTTAAGCCAATTGGTTTAGTAACGGATAGAGATATTCTTTTGAGGGTGGTAAATAGAGGCCTAAATCCCGAAAACGTTCCAGTTGAAGAGGCGATGACGAAGAATATCGTTACTTTAGATGAGAGAATGGGTCTGTTTGAAGCACTCGAGCAGACTAGGGAAAGCGGTATGAGAAGATTCCCAGTTGTAGATATCAATGGTCATTTACAAGGCATAATCACGCTTGATGATATTATTTATCTTCTTGGTAAAGAGATGGGCGACGTGGCCAGCATAATTGAGAAAGAGGGACCCAGATTATAAATTCAGAGGCTACTTAAGAAGCACCCAAAACGCTAGTAAAATCGGCAATCGTGGGAAGCGATTCTGCCTCTTGACCCCCTTTTCTCGATTATCGTATCTAATTAATTTTACTTCCTTTTTCAACGCTTGAAACGACGCTGTTCAATAAGAAAAAAGGGTTGTTGTAAATCATACGAGAGGTGCTCGGAATTAAAAAGAAAAACGCTCTTCTGGAGATAAAAAATCTCACTTGCGAAGTAGGAAATAAGCGAATTCTCGACAACATCAACATCACTTTCGATGTTCAAGAAGTCCATGCGCTTCTGGGCACAAATGGAACTGGAAAAAGCACATTAGCTTACAATATAATCGGGTGTGAAGGATACATACCTAAATCAGGTGAGATATTATTTGAGGGAAGGATTATCAATAAACTCAAGACCCACGAAAGAGCGAAACTTGGAATCACGATGGCATGGCAAGAACCTGTAAGATTTGAAGGAATTTCGGTAAGAGATTATTTAACAATCGGAAATAAAGAAATAGACCCACGTTATTATCTCGAACTTGTGGGCCTGCACCCAGAATTTTATATAGATAGAATGGTCGATAAAACACTCAGCGGTGGTGAAAGAAAAAGAATTGAGCTCATTTCGATTCTTACGCTAAATCCAAAATTTGCCATACTCGATGAACCCGACTCTGGTATAGATATGCTTTCAATCCAGGACATCGTAAACGTCATCGATGCTTTTCGGGGCAAAATGACATCTGTACTCTTAATCACACACAGGGAGGAGATAGCGAGAATAGCAGATGCAGCGTCATTACTATGCGGAGGTCATATTGTTTGTTCTGGAGAACCCGAAAGGGTGACGGAATATTATAAATCGAGAAGATGCATAGTTTGTGATGGGGAGTTATGTGTGTATGCTTGAACTTCAAAAATTATTAAACGCCTACGGAGAGTCCGGAGGGGACAAGGGAATTCTTACCGATAAGAATATTCCATGTATTTTTGCAAGTAGACACAGTGTATTGAGTATGAGAAAAATAGAAGGTCTTGATGTTCAAGCAAAGGAAACTCCTAGCGGTGTAATTGCAAATATCAGGGTTATCGAAGGCTCCAAGATAAAGAGCCCTATTTATCTTTGTTTTGGAGTGCTTAATAAAAAGGGAGAACAGGAAATCAAAATGGACGTGAAACTTGAGAAGAATGCTTCTGCCTCATTTATTGCCCATTGTCTATTTCCAAATGCTGAGAGGGTAAAGCATACTATGGATGGGAGAATAGAAATTGGAGAAGGTGCAGAAATGAAATACTCAGAAAATCATTATCATGGACCCCTTGGGGGTACTGAGGTTATACCAAAGGCAATCATAAAGGTTAGAAAGGGAGGCAAATATTTCGCAGATTTTAATCTAATTACAGGAAAGGTGGGAAGACTTAATATTGATTACTCAGTTGAGGTCGGTGAAAACGCAGTAGCTGAGTTAATCGCAAGGGTTTTCGGTCATGGCAATGACGTCATAAAAATCAATGAAAAGGTTTTACTTGCGGGTGAGAATTCGCGTGGACTTATAAAAACAAGGGTTGCAATTGAGGATCAGGCAATATCAGAGGTTATAAATATTACAGAGGGTAGTGCTAAAGGTGCTAGGGGTCATATGGACTGTATGGAGATAGTAAAAGACAAAGCTATAGCAAAGGCAATACCAATCGTGAATGTATCACATCCTCTCGCAAAGGTAACACATGAAGCCGCAATCGGAAGTATCGATAAAAAACAACTCGAAACCTTGATGGCTCACGGACTTACACCCGAACAAGCCGTAGATGTGGTCGTAAAGGGTGTACTAAAGTGATTTATAGCTTCCACCTGCTTATTTCCATACTACCGAGGACCTTGTCACAAGTTATTCTCAGTAATGGCATAAAATTTGCCGTATGACATTTTATTACCTTTAAACGGGATTGGAAAAAAGATGGACAAATTAGAATTCTTCAAAAGATTTCGGCAATATGCAAATATAAGCACAAGGGAAGAGAGTGAAGCACTCTGTAAAGTAGTTTTTAGTCTACTCAGCTCGAGACTGACAGAGAATGAGAGCAGAGACTTAAGGGCCCAGCTCCCTTCGGAATTAAAGGAGATGTGGAAAGTAGAAGAGGGAAAAGGGGTTACAAAATTTCACAAGCGCGAATTTTTAGAAATGATAATGCATGACGGTAACTTAAACGAATTAGAAATGGCGGAGAAAGCAGCAAGAGGTGTTTTTAAAGTTCTTAAAGAACAAATCACCAAGGGCGAAGCAGAAGATGTTGCCGCACAGTTACCCAAGGATCTAAAAGAAATGTGGATTTCAAGCTGATTCTACATGTTCTCTGATAATCATCTCAATAAAAAATATTATCTCATTCTTTTCGTCTTGAGCGATTATTCGAGTAGATAGAAGAGAACAGCTAATTCTCTTATATAAATATTGATAACGATTTTCTATAGACCAACTCGACGTTCATTTGCTTCAGGATTTGCTGTTACTTGGATAATAATGGTAATAGTTGACACAAAATTTAAACCGCAATAATAAGAAAAGCTTCTTATTTAAACTTGAATCATGTATGAAGAAATAGAAGAAACAGAAGGTGCGAGAAAAAATTTAACTAAGCTACTTCCTGTTCCTACCACCTCTTTAGAGCACTATTTAGCAGAAATCTCAAATTATGCTATCCTCGGCCGGAAAGAAGAATACAACCTAGCTATGAAATATAAAAAAGACGGAGACTTAGAGGCGGCAAGAAAACTGATTACTCATAATTTGAGATTTGTGATCAAGATTTCTAATGAATACAAGGACTACGGTATGAACATCATGGATTTAATACAAGAAGGAAACATCGGGCTAATGAAGGCCGTGCAGAGATTTGATCCAACAAGGGGTTACCGTCTTATTTCCTATGCAGTATGGTGGATAAGGGCATACATTCAAAATTACATTATTAGAACCTATAGCCTTATAAAACTCGGAACTACAGAAGCGCAGAGAAAATTATTCTATAAACTCCGCTCAACAAAGCTCAAGATGGGTATTACTGATGAAAAACCCACATATAAGGAATACAAGGCTGTCGCTAAGAAACTTAAGGTGCCAGTCGAATCTGTGATAGAAATGGACCAGAGAATTATCGGTAAGGAACTGTCACTTAACGCATTGGTAAGCAGGACTGGAGAGAAGGCTACATAC from Thermodesulfobacteriota bacterium includes these protein-coding regions:
- a CDS encoding SufD family Fe-S cluster assembly protein translates to MLELQKLLNAYGESGGDKGILTDKNIPCIFASRHSVLSMRKIEGLDVQAKETPSGVIANIRVIEGSKIKSPIYLCFGVLNKKGEQEIKMDVKLEKNASASFIAHCLFPNAERVKHTMDGRIEIGEGAEMKYSENHYHGPLGGTEVIPKAIIKVRKGGKYFADFNLITGKVGRLNIDYSVEVGENAVAELIARVFGHGNDVIKINEKVLLAGENSRGLIKTRVAIEDQAISEVINITEGSAKGARGHMDCMEIVKDKAIAKAIPIVNVSHPLAKVTHEAAIGSIDKKQLETLMAHGLTPEQAVDVVVKGVLK
- a CDS encoding DUF2267 domain-containing protein — encoded protein: MDKLEFFKRFRQYANISTREESEALCKVVFSLLSSRLTENESRDLRAQLPSELKEMWKVEEGKGVTKFHKREFLEMIMHDGNLNELEMAEKAARGVFKVLKEQITKGEAEDVAAQLPKDLKEMWISS
- a CDS encoding CBS domain-containing protein codes for the protein MSLRNLCRREVVCVNLGTSVKKAAQLMEEKNIGSLIVVEKESVKPIGLVTDRDILLRVVNRGLNPENVPVEEAMTKNIVTLDERMGLFEALEQTRESGMRRFPVVDINGHLQGIITLDDIIYLLGKEMGDVASIIEKEGPRL
- a CDS encoding RNA polymerase factor sigma-32 — encoded protein: MYEEIEETEGARKNLTKLLPVPTTSLEHYLAEISNYAILGRKEEYNLAMKYKKDGDLEAARKLITHNLRFVIKISNEYKDYGMNIMDLIQEGNIGLMKAVQRFDPTRGYRLISYAVWWIRAYIQNYIIRTYSLIKLGTTEAQRKLFYKLRSTKLKMGITDEKPTYKEYKAVAKKLKVPVESVIEMDQRIIGKELSLNALVSRTGEKATYMEFIEDQAASQEELISSIEEQEKVKKNLKIAVKSLNEREQYIVKNRLLKLKPLTLEVLSKELKISKERVRQIEKIALRKMRNFLETKGITSAL
- the amrS gene encoding AmmeMemoRadiSam system radical SAM enzyme, which encodes MKEASYYERLDDNKVLCRLCSHFCEIREGKRGVCGVRINHGGKLYTLVYERVITRNLDPIEKKPLFHFYPGSRAYSIATVGCNFRCFYCQNFEISQYPKGIHWHEKVIESEEPEPICPMLEETIPGEKVTPKQIVESAISSGCETIAYTYTEPTIFYELAFDTAKLAVQKGLKNVFVTNGYITNEALTGIKPYLHAANIDLKGFNERFYKKICGANLQPVLDAIKTYKGLGIWIEVTTLIIPNHNDSDEELRQVAEFIKGVGVEIPWHVSQFYPAYKLIDQPITPISTLRKARDIGLSAGLRYVYEGNVPGEGGENTYCYNCKEVLIERYGFSILKNHIKNSQCPYCGTCIDGVGLK
- a CDS encoding ABC transporter ATP-binding protein, which translates into the protein MLGIKKKNALLEIKNLTCEVGNKRILDNINITFDVQEVHALLGTNGTGKSTLAYNIIGCEGYIPKSGEILFEGRIINKLKTHERAKLGITMAWQEPVRFEGISVRDYLTIGNKEIDPRYYLELVGLHPEFYIDRMVDKTLSGGERKRIELISILTLNPKFAILDEPDSGIDMLSIQDIVNVIDAFRGKMTSVLLITHREEIARIADAASLLCGGHIVCSGEPERVTEYYKSRRCIVCDGELCVYA